A DNA window from Allokutzneria albata contains the following coding sequences:
- a CDS encoding YebC/PmpR family DNA-binding transcriptional regulator, with the protein MSGHSKWATTKHKKAAIDAKRGKLFAKLIKNIEVAARTGGGDPDGNPTLYDAIQKARKNSVPLDNIQRAVKRGSGAEAGGAEYQTIMYEGYGPNGVAVLIECLTDNRNRAAGEVRTAMTRNGGNMADPGSVSYLFNRKGVVLLPKGDLGEDDVLGAVLDAGAEEVNDLGESFEVISEPTDLVAVRTALQKADIDYDSAEANFVPDMSVPVDAEGARKVFKLIDALEDCDDVQNVYSNVDVSDEVMAALDA; encoded by the coding sequence ATGAGCGGCCACTCCAAGTGGGCCACCACGAAGCACAAGAAGGCCGCCATCGATGCCAAGCGTGGCAAGCTCTTCGCGAAGCTGATCAAGAACATCGAGGTCGCCGCGCGCACCGGTGGCGGCGACCCCGACGGCAACCCCACGCTCTACGACGCCATCCAGAAGGCCAGGAAGAACTCCGTGCCGCTGGACAACATCCAGCGCGCCGTGAAGCGGGGTTCCGGCGCCGAGGCCGGTGGCGCCGAGTACCAGACGATCATGTACGAGGGCTACGGCCCGAACGGCGTCGCGGTGCTGATCGAGTGCCTGACCGACAACCGCAACCGCGCCGCCGGTGAGGTCCGCACGGCGATGACCCGCAACGGCGGCAACATGGCCGACCCGGGCTCGGTCTCCTACCTGTTCAACCGCAAGGGCGTCGTGCTGCTGCCCAAGGGCGACCTCGGGGAGGACGACGTGCTCGGCGCGGTGCTGGACGCGGGCGCCGAGGAGGTCAACGACCTCGGTGAGAGCTTCGAGGTGATCTCCGAGCCCACCGACCTGGTCGCGGTGCGCACCGCGCTGCAGAAGGCGGACATCGACTACGACTCTGCCGAGGCGAACTTCGTCCCGGACATGAGCGTGCCGGTGGACGCCGAGGGCGCCCGCAAGGTCTTCAAGCTGATCGACGCGCTGGAGGACTGCGACGACGTGCAGAACGTCTACTCCAACGTGGACGTCTCCGACGAGGTCATGGCAGCGCTCGACGCCTGA
- a CDS encoding DUF4262 domain-containing protein has protein sequence MTQLEQSEEQLRQWLLETTEAHGVAVIQIEGEDHPPYAFSVGAWRRFGLAEVVVIGLPPEVSQVVINDYVGRASAGERFAPGGIHGGFLVDCPVTFERVAKPYYPQFFGSAFLLHPNGDFPAVQMIARTPDGHWPWSADAPPGFAEYQPVLTDSGSPESWTPGVDGP, from the coding sequence ATGACGCAGCTCGAACAGAGCGAGGAGCAGCTGCGGCAGTGGCTGCTGGAGACCACCGAGGCGCACGGTGTCGCGGTGATCCAGATCGAGGGGGAGGACCACCCGCCGTACGCGTTCTCGGTCGGGGCGTGGCGCCGGTTCGGGCTGGCGGAGGTGGTGGTGATCGGGCTGCCCCCGGAGGTCTCCCAGGTCGTGATCAACGACTACGTGGGCCGGGCGAGCGCGGGGGAGCGGTTCGCGCCGGGCGGGATCCACGGCGGGTTCCTGGTGGACTGCCCGGTCACCTTCGAGCGGGTGGCCAAGCCGTACTACCCGCAGTTCTTCGGCAGCGCCTTCCTGTTGCACCCCAACGGTGACTTCCCCGCGGTGCAGATGATCGCGCGCACCCCGGACGGCCACTGGCCCTGGTCGGCCGACGCGCCGCCCGGCTTCGCCGAGTACCAGCCGGTGCTCACCGATTCGGGATCCCCCGAAAGTTGGACTCCCGGCGTCGACGGTCCCTGA
- a CDS encoding DUF4262 domain-containing protein: MESMCDMCDGASVEDVRRQLMRRVAEHDFSMVAVQGEHDPYRGRSHPGFVYSVGLWCMHRAPEVLVIAPRALAAELVQCYAERIIAGETFEPGVGYDGFFDGYPVMFEFVGPRHYPEWLASGFFLYPDGEFPVLQMLWPDEDRVWPWQSGADPRVRAAQPVLTDSGVPETWLSGVTGP; this comes from the coding sequence ATGGAGTCGATGTGTGACATGTGCGACGGCGCCTCGGTCGAGGACGTGCGCAGACAACTGATGCGGAGGGTCGCCGAGCACGACTTCTCGATGGTCGCGGTCCAGGGGGAGCACGATCCCTACCGGGGCCGCAGCCATCCCGGGTTCGTGTACTCGGTGGGGCTGTGGTGCATGCACCGCGCGCCCGAGGTGCTGGTGATCGCACCACGCGCCCTGGCGGCGGAACTGGTGCAGTGCTACGCGGAGCGGATCATCGCGGGGGAGACGTTCGAGCCCGGCGTCGGCTACGACGGCTTCTTCGACGGCTATCCGGTGATGTTCGAGTTCGTCGGTCCACGCCACTACCCGGAGTGGCTGGCGTCCGGGTTCTTCCTGTACCCGGACGGGGAGTTCCCGGTGCTGCAGATGCTCTGGCCGGACGAGGACCGGGTGTGGCCGTGGCAGAGCGGCGCCGACCCGAGGGTCCGCGCGGCGCAGCCGGTGCTCACCGACAGCGGTGTGCCCGAGACCTGGCTGTCCGGGGTCACCGGGCCCTAG
- the ruvC gene encoding crossover junction endodeoxyribonuclease RuvC, with protein sequence MRVLGVDPGLTRCGLAVVDGGTGRSVRFVDVGVVRTPAELDLARRLLLVAEGVEEWLDRHRPQVVAIERVFSQNNVSTVIGTAQAAGVVALSAARRGLPVHFHTPSEMKTAVTGSGRADKAQVTAMVTRVLGLAEPPRPADAADALGLAICHLWRSPMQSRLSEAKARAAELARAHQARLRTAARTGTGKLRAATPTRLDPASGSSVAEREQNRKGTTR encoded by the coding sequence GTGCGGGTGCTGGGGGTCGACCCGGGACTGACCCGGTGCGGGCTCGCCGTCGTCGACGGCGGCACCGGCCGATCGGTGCGCTTCGTCGACGTCGGTGTGGTGCGCACCCCGGCCGAGCTGGACCTCGCGCGCCGGCTGCTGCTGGTGGCCGAGGGCGTCGAGGAGTGGCTGGACCGGCACCGCCCGCAGGTCGTGGCCATCGAACGGGTCTTCAGCCAGAACAACGTCAGCACCGTGATCGGCACCGCGCAGGCCGCCGGTGTGGTGGCGCTGTCCGCCGCCCGCCGCGGCCTGCCGGTGCACTTCCACACGCCGAGCGAGATGAAGACGGCGGTCACCGGCTCCGGCCGCGCGGACAAGGCACAGGTCACCGCGATGGTCACCAGGGTGCTCGGGCTCGCGGAGCCGCCGCGGCCCGCCGACGCCGCGGACGCGCTCGGGCTGGCCATCTGCCACCTGTGGCGCTCGCCGATGCAGTCCCGGCTCTCCGAGGCCAAGGCACGCGCGGCGGAGCTGGCCCGCGCGCACCAGGCGCGGCTGCGGACCGCGGCGCGGACCGGGACGGGTAAGTTGCGCGCCGCCACCCCGACAAGGCTCGACCCCGCGAGCGGGTCTTCGGTGGCCGAGCGCGAGCAGAACAGGAAAGGGACCACGCGGTGA
- the ruvA gene encoding Holliday junction branch migration protein RuvA, whose amino-acid sequence MISSVRGTVLSVGLDHAVVEVGGVGLAVHTIPATLATLRRGEEAQLATTLVVREDSLTLYGFADADARMLFGLLQTVSGVGPRLALSALAVLEPDALCRALADGNVTTLTQVPGIGRKGAERLIIELRDKVGSLTPATTVAAAPAADQSRSQVTEALAGLGFTAKQAEQAVESVLADGGADLDTPALLRKALATLGRKR is encoded by the coding sequence GTGATCTCCTCGGTACGCGGCACGGTGCTCTCGGTCGGCCTTGACCACGCCGTGGTCGAGGTCGGCGGCGTCGGGCTCGCCGTGCACACCATCCCGGCGACCCTGGCCACCCTCCGCAGGGGTGAGGAGGCGCAGCTCGCCACGACGCTGGTGGTGCGCGAGGACTCGCTGACCCTCTACGGCTTCGCCGACGCCGACGCACGGATGTTGTTCGGGCTGCTGCAGACCGTCTCCGGGGTCGGCCCGCGGCTGGCGCTGTCCGCGCTGGCGGTGCTGGAGCCGGACGCGCTCTGCCGCGCGCTGGCCGACGGCAACGTCACCACGCTCACCCAGGTCCCCGGCATCGGCCGCAAGGGCGCGGAGCGGTTGATCATCGAACTGCGGGACAAGGTCGGCTCGCTCACCCCGGCGACCACGGTGGCCGCCGCCCCCGCCGCCGACCAGTCGCGGTCGCAGGTGACCGAGGCGCTGGCCGGACTCGGCTTCACCGCCAAGCAGGCCGAGCAGGCCGTCGAGTCGGTGCTCGCCGACGGCGGTGCCGACCTGGACACCCCCGCGCTGCTGCGCAAGGCGCTGGCCACGCTCGGCCGCAAGCGGTAG
- the ruvB gene encoding Holliday junction branch migration DNA helicase RuvB, giving the protein MDPHAAPAEHDLETSLRPRTLDEFVGQHRVREQLELVLTGALRRGSPPDHVLLSGPPGLGKTSLAMIIAAELGSALRVTSGPALERAGDLASMLSNLSEGDVLFIDEIHRIARPAEEMLYLAMEDFRVDVVVGKGPGATSIPLEIAPFTLVGATTRSGALTGPLRDRFGFTAHMEFYVPSELERVLRRAAGILGVDLRPDGAHEIARRSRGTPRIANRLLRRVRDYAEVRADGAVTLEVARAALKVYDVDDLGLDRLDRAVLGALVRSFGGGPVGVSTLAVAVGEEPATVEEVCEPYLVRAGMLARTPRGRVATALAWRHLGVEPPASAPGEQLPLPVDGQGRGTLGTERTE; this is encoded by the coding sequence ATGGACCCGCACGCGGCGCCCGCCGAGCACGACCTGGAGACCAGCCTCCGCCCGCGCACCCTGGACGAGTTCGTCGGCCAGCACCGGGTGCGCGAGCAGCTGGAACTGGTGCTGACCGGGGCGCTGCGCCGCGGCTCGCCGCCGGACCACGTGCTGCTGTCCGGCCCGCCCGGTCTGGGCAAGACCAGCCTCGCGATGATCATCGCCGCCGAGCTGGGCAGCGCGCTGCGGGTCACCTCGGGACCCGCCCTGGAGCGCGCGGGCGACCTGGCGTCGATGCTGTCCAACCTCTCCGAGGGCGATGTGCTGTTCATCGACGAGATCCACCGCATCGCCCGGCCCGCCGAGGAGATGCTCTACCTGGCGATGGAGGACTTCCGGGTCGACGTCGTCGTCGGCAAGGGGCCGGGGGCGACCAGCATCCCGCTGGAGATCGCGCCGTTCACCCTGGTCGGGGCCACCACCAGGTCCGGGGCGCTGACCGGCCCGCTGCGCGACCGGTTCGGCTTCACCGCGCACATGGAGTTCTACGTGCCGTCCGAGCTGGAGCGGGTCCTGCGCCGGGCCGCGGGCATCCTCGGCGTGGACCTGCGGCCGGACGGCGCGCACGAGATCGCCCGGCGCTCGCGCGGCACCCCCCGGATCGCCAACCGGCTGCTGCGCCGGGTCCGCGACTACGCCGAGGTGCGCGCCGACGGCGCGGTGACGCTGGAGGTGGCGCGGGCCGCGCTGAAGGTCTACGACGTCGACGACCTCGGCCTGGACCGGCTGGACCGGGCCGTGCTGGGCGCGCTGGTGCGCTCCTTCGGCGGCGGTCCGGTCGGTGTCTCGACACTGGCCGTCGCGGTCGGCGAGGAACCAGCTACCGTGGAAGAGGTCTGTGAGCCCTACCTGGTGCGGGCGGGCATGCTCGCACGGACCCCCCGCGGCAGGGTGGCCACCGCGCTCGCGTGGCGGCACCTGGGCGTGGAACCCCCGGCCTCGGCCCCGGGCGAACAGCTACCCCTCCCGGTCGACGGCCAGGGGCGTGGCACACTCGGGACCGAGAGAACCGAATAA
- the yajC gene encoding preprotein translocase subunit YajC: MSSFILPLMLVVLALPLFLSARKQKKVYAEMQQLQNSLGPGDRVMTSSGLYATVVDATDDTTIELELAPGVHTTWLRQAIREKVQDQVEDAAEVTEDEVEAESKAEVAAPLEEQKNK; this comes from the coding sequence ATCTCCTCCTTCATCCTTCCTCTGATGCTCGTGGTCCTTGCGCTGCCGCTGTTCCTCAGCGCGCGCAAGCAGAAGAAGGTGTACGCGGAGATGCAGCAGCTGCAGAACTCGCTCGGTCCCGGCGACCGCGTGATGACCAGCTCCGGCCTGTACGCCACCGTGGTGGACGCCACCGACGACACCACCATCGAGCTGGAGTTGGCCCCCGGCGTGCACACCACCTGGCTGCGCCAGGCGATCCGCGAGAAGGTCCAGGACCAGGTCGAGGACGCCGCCGAGGTGACCGAGGACGAGGTCGAGGCCGAGTCGAAGGCCGAGGTCGCGGCGCCGCTGGAAGAGCAGAAGAACAAGTAG
- the secD gene encoding protein translocase subunit SecD gives MAPPAGHIRPGRYLGAFILIVGFLYSLVFFTGDGRPVPKLGIDLQGGTRVTLTVRSTDGAQPPPESIDRARQIIEQRVNGIGVSGAEVVRDGNNLVITVPGERGDEAKTLGRTADLNFRAVLQAVPNQPLPPQTPPTSGQQPPASGTPPTTTPPPNAGAGTTTPKPQGRPAPAAEQQPAPNPGANSDVVAKARALRQSEDPQVQAQALAQLDCAAPDPLRGLDKPELPLVTCSDDNSEKFVLGKVFLPGREIADAAAGQDQNSPGYVISVNFRAAGSDIWSKFTSANVGKRAAFVLDGRVVSAPNINEPILGGNTQISGRFTLQEAQDLANILKYGSLPLAFDQSEAETVSATLGLASMQAGLIAGAIGLVLVFGYCMFYYRALGVLTVLSLALAAAVIYSVLVLLGRWIGFTLDLAGIAGFIVAIGITADSFIVFFERLKDEVREGRSFRSAVPRGWIRARRTILSADAVSFLAAAVLYILAVGQVKGFAFTLGMSTVLDLVVVFLVTHPLVALASKSKLLSKPSWSGLGEAHRTAAAGRSMAKTSGAPAAKGV, from the coding sequence GTGGCACCTCCGGCTGGGCATATTCGTCCAGGGCGATACCTTGGCGCATTCATCCTGATCGTCGGCTTTCTCTACTCCCTGGTGTTCTTCACCGGGGACGGCAGGCCGGTCCCCAAACTGGGCATCGATCTCCAGGGTGGCACCAGGGTCACGCTCACCGTGCGCTCGACGGACGGCGCGCAGCCGCCCCCGGAGTCCATCGACCGGGCCCGGCAGATCATCGAACAGCGCGTCAACGGCATCGGCGTCAGCGGCGCCGAGGTGGTCCGGGACGGCAACAACCTGGTCATCACGGTGCCGGGGGAGCGCGGTGACGAGGCCAAGACCCTCGGCAGGACCGCGGACCTGAACTTCCGCGCCGTGCTGCAGGCCGTGCCGAACCAGCCGCTCCCGCCGCAGACCCCGCCCACCAGCGGTCAGCAGCCGCCCGCCTCCGGGACGCCGCCGACCACGACGCCGCCGCCGAACGCGGGCGCGGGCACCACCACCCCGAAGCCGCAGGGCCGCCCGGCCCCGGCCGCGGAGCAGCAGCCCGCCCCGAACCCGGGTGCCAACTCCGATGTGGTCGCCAAGGCCCGCGCGCTGCGGCAGAGCGAGGACCCGCAGGTGCAGGCCCAGGCGCTGGCGCAGCTGGACTGCGCGGCGCCGGACCCGCTGCGCGGCCTGGACAAGCCGGAGCTGCCGCTGGTCACCTGCAGCGACGACAACTCCGAGAAGTTCGTGCTCGGCAAGGTGTTCCTGCCGGGCCGGGAGATCGCCGACGCGGCAGCGGGCCAGGACCAGAACAGCCCCGGCTACGTCATCTCCGTGAACTTCCGCGCCGCGGGCAGCGACATCTGGAGCAAGTTCACCTCCGCCAACGTCGGCAAGCGCGCCGCGTTCGTGCTGGACGGCCGGGTGGTCTCGGCGCCGAACATCAACGAGCCGATCCTCGGCGGCAACACCCAGATCAGCGGCCGGTTCACCCTGCAGGAGGCTCAGGACCTGGCCAACATCCTCAAGTACGGCTCGCTGCCGCTGGCCTTCGACCAGTCCGAGGCCGAGACGGTCTCGGCGACCCTGGGCCTGGCCTCGATGCAGGCGGGCCTGATCGCCGGCGCCATCGGCCTGGTGCTGGTCTTCGGCTACTGCATGTTCTACTACCGCGCCCTCGGCGTGCTCACCGTGCTCTCGCTGGCACTGGCCGCCGCGGTGATCTACTCGGTGCTGGTGCTGCTGGGCCGGTGGATCGGCTTCACCCTGGACCTCGCGGGCATCGCCGGGTTCATCGTGGCGATCGGTATCACCGCGGACTCGTTCATCGTGTTCTTCGAACGGCTCAAGGACGAGGTCCGCGAGGGCCGCAGCTTCCGCAGCGCGGTCCCGCGCGGCTGGATCCGCGCCCGGCGCACGATCCTGTCCGCCGACGCGGTCAGCTTCCTGGCCGCGGCCGTGCTCTACATCCTGGCCGTCGGCCAGGTGAAGGGCTTCGCGTTCACCCTGGGCATGTCCACCGTGCTCGACCTCGTCGTCGTGTTCCTGGTGACCCACCCGCTGGTGGCGCTGGCGTCCAAGTCCAAGCTGCTGTCCAAGCCCTCGTGGTCCGGGCTCGGCGAGGCGCACCGCACCGCGGCCGCTGGCCGCTCGATGGCCAAGACGTCCGGCGCGCCGGCCGCGAAGGGGGTCTGA
- the secF gene encoding protein translocase subunit SecF → MTTPDKPAETQVAEPDGKRPSVFNRLYLGNGAFDIVGSRRRWYVVTSLIFLVCLGSIFFRGFNLGIDFVGGTKIQMPAAGVSKQITSDEVKSVFTEALGSEPSTVQVAGTGASQQVLIRSETLNAEQVGKVKTALADKLRPQGGLQAISDSAVSGSWGGEITTQAIIALIVFLVLVTIFLAGYFERWMAVSALVALIFDTTVTAGVYSIVGFEMTPGTIIGLLTILGFSLYDTVVVFDKVKENTRGILGLTRRTYAEASNLALNQTLMRSLNTSLIAVLPVLGLLVIGVGVLGVGTLKDLALVQMTGMIAGAFSSIFLATPLLVDLKLTEPRVRQQAERVAARRANQARKASGETGVDASDEESLNAELRKEAAYAAAAGVPARTGKGPESRKVRPTGKTAGRPSGKKRR, encoded by the coding sequence GTGACCACTCCCGACAAGCCCGCAGAGACCCAGGTCGCCGAGCCGGACGGCAAGCGGCCCAGCGTCTTCAACCGGCTCTACCTGGGCAACGGCGCCTTCGACATCGTCGGCTCGCGCCGCCGCTGGTACGTGGTGACCTCGCTGATCTTCCTGGTCTGCCTGGGGTCGATCTTCTTCCGCGGCTTCAACCTGGGCATCGACTTCGTCGGCGGCACCAAGATCCAGATGCCCGCCGCCGGGGTGAGCAAGCAGATCACCAGCGACGAGGTGAAGTCGGTCTTCACCGAGGCGCTGGGCTCCGAGCCGTCGACCGTGCAGGTCGCGGGCACCGGCGCCAGCCAGCAGGTGCTGATCCGGTCCGAGACGCTCAACGCGGAGCAGGTCGGCAAGGTCAAGACCGCGCTGGCCGACAAGCTCCGGCCGCAGGGCGGCCTCCAGGCGATCAGCGACAGCGCGGTCAGCGGCTCCTGGGGCGGGGAGATCACCACCCAGGCGATCATCGCCCTGATCGTGTTCCTGGTGCTGGTGACGATCTTCCTCGCCGGGTACTTCGAACGCTGGATGGCCGTCTCCGCGCTGGTGGCGCTGATCTTCGACACCACCGTCACCGCGGGCGTGTACTCCATCGTCGGCTTCGAGATGACGCCGGGAACGATCATCGGTCTGCTGACGATCCTCGGGTTCTCCCTCTACGACACCGTGGTCGTCTTCGACAAGGTCAAGGAGAACACCAGGGGCATCCTGGGCCTGACCCGGCGCACCTACGCGGAGGCGTCGAACCTGGCGCTGAACCAGACGCTGATGCGGTCGCTGAACACCTCGCTGATCGCGGTGCTGCCGGTGCTCGGCCTGCTGGTGATCGGCGTCGGTGTGCTCGGCGTCGGCACCCTGAAGGACCTGGCGCTGGTCCAGATGACCGGCATGATCGCCGGTGCGTTCTCCTCGATCTTCCTGGCCACCCCGCTGCTGGTGGACCTGAAGCTGACCGAGCCGCGCGTGCGCCAGCAGGCGGAGCGGGTCGCCGCCCGCCGGGCCAACCAGGCCCGCAAGGCCTCGGGCGAGACCGGTGTCGACGCAAGCGACGAGGAGTCGCTGAACGCGGAGCTGCGCAAGGAGGCGGCCTACGCCGCGGCGGCGGGCGTGCCCGCGCGCACCGGCAAGGGTCCGGAGTCGCGCAAGGTCCGTCCCACCGGCAAGACCGCCGGGCGGCCCTCGGGCAAGAAGCGCAGGTGA
- a CDS encoding adenine phosphoribosyltransferase: MSPELERVSGLIREVADFPQPGVLFRDLSPLLADAEGFRVVVEEMAAHGADADVVVGIEARGFLLGAALALRLGLGVVGVRKPGKLPAVAHRIDYALEYGTATLELPEAALRPGSRALVVDDVLATGGTVEAACALVEHAEAEVSAVSVVMELAALNGRGRLAGRKVRSLLTV, from the coding sequence GTGAGCCCGGAGCTGGAGCGGGTCAGCGGGCTGATCCGGGAGGTCGCGGACTTCCCCCAACCGGGGGTGCTCTTCCGCGACCTCAGCCCGCTGCTCGCCGACGCCGAGGGCTTCCGGGTGGTGGTCGAGGAGATGGCCGCCCACGGAGCGGACGCGGACGTGGTGGTCGGCATCGAGGCCAGGGGTTTCCTGCTCGGTGCCGCCCTCGCGCTCCGGCTCGGCCTCGGCGTGGTCGGGGTGCGCAAGCCGGGCAAGCTGCCCGCGGTCGCGCATCGGATCGATTACGCCTTGGAGTACGGAACGGCCACGCTGGAACTGCCCGAGGCCGCGCTGCGGCCGGGCTCGCGGGCCCTGGTGGTGGACGACGTGCTGGCCACCGGGGGAACTGTCGAGGCCGCCTGCGCGTTGGTCGAGCATGCGGAAGCCGAGGTCAGTGCCGTTTCGGTGGTCATGGAGCTGGCCGCGCTGAACGGTCGGGGCCGACTGGCCGGGCGGAAGGTGCGGTCGCTGCTCACCGTGTGA
- a CDS encoding RelA/SpoT family protein, translating into MSQEVESASTVAQPVPAERAPSATRRVRARLARRITAQRATSVKQVLEPLAAVHRELHPKADLALLQRAYDVAEEKHRHQRRKSGDPYITHPLAVATILAELGMDTTTLVAALLHDTVEDTDYSLDQLREDFGDVVAHLVDGVTKLDKVKLGAAAEAETIRKMVIAMARDPRVLVIKLSDRLHNMRTMRFLPPEKQARKARETLEVLSPLAHRLGMATVKWELEDLAFAILQPKKYDEIVRLVANRAPSRDTYLRTVIAEISANLDGARIVAKVEGRPKHYYSIHQKMIVRGRDFDDIHDLVGVRIQVDEVRDCYAAMGVVHALWQPMPGRFKDYIAQPRFGVYQSLHTTVIGPDGKPLEVQIRTHEMHRTAEYGIAAHWRYKETKGSHAGRSVEVDEMAWMRQLLDWQREAADPGEFLESLRYELAGREIFVFTPKGDVITLPAGSTPVDFAYAVHTEVGHRCIGARVNGRLVALERKLENGEVIEIFTSKAEGAGPSRDWLSFAASPRAKAKIKQWFAKERREEAIEAGKDAIAKEVRRVGLPMQRLVSVDSMTALARELRYHDVSSLYAAVGEGHVGGRYVVQRLLAVLGGVEHAEEELADRSTPSTVQRRRGTDAGVVVKGVTDVWVKLARCCTPVPGDQILGFVTRGGGVSVHRTDCTNADELQSSPERLLEVEWAPSASSMFLVSIQVEALDRHRLLSDVTKVLADERVNILSASVTTSRDRVAVSRFAFEMGDPKHLGHVLKVVRNVEGVYDVYRVTSAS; encoded by the coding sequence GTGAGCCAAGAAGTCGAATCCGCTTCCACGGTGGCGCAACCGGTGCCGGCCGAGCGGGCGCCGTCGGCGACCCGGCGCGTGCGGGCGCGGCTGGCGCGCCGCATCACCGCCCAGCGCGCCACCTCGGTCAAGCAGGTGCTGGAGCCGCTGGCCGCGGTGCACCGGGAGCTGCACCCCAAGGCCGACCTGGCGCTGCTGCAGCGCGCCTACGACGTGGCCGAGGAGAAGCACCGCCACCAGCGCCGCAAGTCCGGTGACCCCTACATCACCCACCCGCTGGCCGTCGCGACGATCCTGGCCGAACTGGGCATGGACACCACGACGCTGGTGGCCGCGCTGCTGCACGACACGGTCGAGGACACCGACTACTCCCTCGACCAGCTGCGCGAGGACTTCGGCGACGTGGTCGCGCACCTGGTCGACGGCGTCACCAAGCTGGACAAGGTCAAGCTGGGCGCGGCCGCCGAGGCGGAGACCATCCGCAAGATGGTGATCGCGATGGCCCGCGACCCCCGGGTGCTGGTGATCAAGCTCTCCGACCGCCTGCACAACATGCGCACCATGCGCTTCCTGCCGCCGGAGAAGCAGGCCCGCAAGGCGCGGGAGACCCTGGAGGTGCTCTCCCCGCTGGCCCACCGCCTCGGCATGGCCACGGTGAAGTGGGAGCTGGAGGACCTGGCCTTCGCCATCCTGCAGCCGAAGAAGTACGACGAGATCGTGCGGTTGGTGGCCAACCGCGCGCCCTCGCGGGACACCTACCTGCGCACGGTGATCGCGGAGATCTCGGCCAACCTGGACGGCGCGCGGATCGTGGCGAAGGTGGAGGGCAGGCCGAAGCACTACTACTCCATCCACCAGAAGATGATCGTCCGCGGCCGCGACTTCGACGACATCCACGACCTGGTCGGCGTGCGCATCCAGGTGGACGAGGTGCGCGACTGCTACGCGGCCATGGGCGTGGTGCACGCGCTGTGGCAGCCGATGCCCGGCCGCTTCAAGGACTACATCGCCCAGCCGCGCTTCGGCGTCTACCAGTCGCTGCACACCACGGTGATCGGCCCGGACGGCAAACCGCTGGAAGTGCAGATCCGCACGCACGAGATGCACCGCACCGCGGAGTACGGCATCGCGGCGCACTGGCGGTACAAGGAGACCAAGGGCTCGCACGCCGGTCGCTCCGTCGAGGTCGACGAGATGGCGTGGATGCGCCAGCTGCTGGACTGGCAGCGGGAGGCCGCCGACCCCGGTGAGTTCCTGGAGTCGCTGCGCTACGAGCTGGCCGGGCGGGAGATCTTCGTCTTCACGCCCAAGGGCGACGTGATCACGCTGCCCGCGGGCTCCACCCCGGTGGACTTCGCCTACGCCGTGCACACCGAGGTCGGTCACCGCTGCATCGGCGCGCGGGTCAACGGCCGCCTCGTCGCACTGGAGCGCAAGCTCGAGAACGGTGAGGTCATCGAGATCTTCACCTCCAAGGCCGAGGGCGCGGGCCCGTCGCGGGACTGGCTGTCCTTCGCCGCGTCGCCCAGGGCCAAGGCGAAGATCAAGCAGTGGTTCGCCAAGGAGCGCCGCGAGGAGGCGATCGAGGCGGGCAAGGACGCCATCGCCAAGGAGGTGCGCCGCGTCGGCCTGCCGATGCAGCGCCTGGTGTCGGTGGACTCGATGACCGCACTCGCCCGCGAGCTGCGCTACCACGACGTCAGCTCGCTCTACGCCGCCGTCGGCGAGGGCCACGTCGGCGGGCGGTACGTGGTGCAGCGGCTGCTCGCGGTGCTCGGCGGGGTCGAGCACGCCGAGGAGGAGCTGGCCGACCGGTCCACGCCGTCCACGGTGCAGCGGCGCCGCGGCACGGACGCGGGCGTGGTGGTCAAGGGCGTCACCGACGTGTGGGTGAAGCTGGCCCGGTGCTGCACCCCGGTGCCCGGCGACCAGATCCTGGGCTTCGTCACCCGCGGCGGCGGGGTCAGCGTGCACCGCACGGACTGCACCAACGCCGACGAGCTGCAGTCCTCCCCGGAGCGGCTGCTCGAGGTGGAGTGGGCACCCTCGGCCTCCTCGATGTTCCTGGTGTCCATCCAGGTCGAGGCGCTGGACCGGCACCGCCTGCTCTCGGACGTGACGAAGGTGTTGGCGGATGAGCGGGTGAACATCCTGTCGGCGTCGGTGACCACCTCGCGGGACCGGGTCGCGGTGAGCCGGTTCGCCTTCGAGATGGGCGACCCCAAGCACCTCGGTCACGTGCTCAAGGTCGTCCGCAACGTCGAGGGCGTCTACGACGTGTACCGGGTGACCTCGGCCTCCTGA